The stretch of DNA TGTTATATTACAAATGTAATTTTGTTAttgatatgaaatttaaaaataaaattgtagtaaCTGACAACATTACTGGGGAGTAATTTGTGCATAAGAGACAcgtaattaaagaataaatataggTGGTCTATTAAAATGTTCTTCACTACATGAGTTCATTTATCGATTTCCTGGTCATTAATGCCCATATATGCCCATTAAAACCCAACGTGTTTAAAATGAACGAGTTACCATATTACCTATTATTTTGCTATCACTGAAGATCTTATTTGACttagaattttctaaaatatactctTAAAACTTCTTTACCTCAAAAAGCCAATAGAAAACTGATATAAATTAGAACTAAAATGGACAAAGCACCAAATCAAACTAGTAAGTCATCAGCAAGCGAAGTGACAAGACTGAAAGCTCTTCTGGAAAAGAGATAAGAAGCAGACGTGAAACCTACTGAGGGAGGGTAAATAAAAGCAGCTAAGCATCACACGCTAAAGCTGAAATACACCTATCCAGAAAGCTGTGGCTCGGATTTAAATTCTTATACTGAATCCATTGTTAGAGGAAAGTCTATAGGCCTCTCCTTTAACTTTAACGCCACGTTAGTTGCTTCTAAACCTATTCAAAGTCTGACCCAAGTCCTATGAACTctttagcagaaggaagggaaagagcgTTCATCTTTCCAGAATACTCATGTCCACTGTTTACGATTTTTAAGTCCAGTTTACTGAAAAGACAGTTCACAGCTTGAATTCACATGATCCCCTTAGAAGGAAAACTATTTATGGGTTTAattgcacacgtgtgtgtgtgtgtgtgtgtgtacatgtgcgtgTGCAGAGAGGAGAGTGGAGCAGGTGAGAAGGGTAAGAGGAAGGAggatgctgaaaaaaaaaacgaAACTTTATTCCTATCAGTGCAGTTATGGAAATTATCTGTAGCTGACCCACCACCTGCCTAGGGCAGCCCTTCTAGCCGCCAAATACCCCGACAGTCTACTAAGAGCTTGTGCGAGTCTGGGGTACCTGAAGGGTCTCCTCCTCACTCCTCACTTGGTTCTACAGGATAGACAACTGGGCCAGTGGGGAAGACGGACATTAGCACATGTTCACTGCCCAACCACTGGGCAGCAAGAGCTATCCTCAGCACCCTGAGAGGTGAGAGGAAAACGGTCACGGTCTCCAAGGACAGGTGGGCTAGGAACTGAAGGTGGGGTGAAGGAGGGTCTGGGGTGCAGGGTAGGGAGCAGTTCACTCCAGGTGGGGCGCTGGGAGAGGCGAGGGGGAGACCTGGCTGGGCCCACAGGGGAGGTGCTGAGTGACTGGCCAGGAGGAAGACAGGATGCCCAGGGAGTTGCTGTGTGAGGCTGAGAAGTGCAGGGAGGGACTGCCATGTGTGAGGAGCTGGGACCAGCAAGTGCGCCTGGCCTATGGGGAATAGTGCGGGGTGGGACAGGCGGGCGGGCTGGGGTTGGATGGGGGATGCTGAACAGCCCAGGAGCTCAACCCCTCACCTTCTTCAATTATCACCCCAAAGTTGCCTTCTCAGTCAGGCTTTGCCTGGCCACCTGATCTCAATGCCAGCCCATTTCCTATCCCCTTCccttgctttatttctctctccttagCACTTATCACTCTCTCATGTTCTACATATTTCACACAGGTAAGACAGCAGGGGATTTCATCCTTGTTGTCCACAACTCTATCCCAAGGCTAGGTAGAGTTGGTGCtgagcaaatatttgctgaatgcatGACCGCCGACTTCAGGCCGCAGTCCCCCTTCTTGCTCTTTAAAAGGCAAGGTATTTATGTCTCTGAATGAATTCCTTTGTGAGTTTCTCTCTGAATTTCAGAGTCAGTTGATTTAGGTGTCATTAATAGTTTGGTGGCATCCTTCcactttttctctcctttagcATAAATAATCCTGAGCACATACAAGTTGCTAGATATTATTTGACAGACCCAAGCGACGAATTTGATTCATTTGACTTACTCAGTGAAGACAAAGAAATCTCTATGACCTTAATTCTCTTCAAACTCAGAAAGGATACAGAACAGTTAATAAAGACTCAGCATGCAAACataaaaagcatgtgaaaagcCATGTTGCTTGTGACATAGGTTACTGCTACTGCTATAAACAAGGACTATGAAAATGGTGGAAtaatacatttttgaaatgaagcagagctttttgtttatttgctttactTCTTAAAGAAACATCCTAGAGGACCTAGTGACCCCAGGAGCAAAAAACCAGATGACTCCCGGGAATGCTATGGCAATGTCTTAGCTACAGTGAGAACAAATTCACTGGTTTATCATCAATTTTAAAACTGATCCAAGTATATGACAAATGCCTACATGAATAGCATACGTAAGCATTTCAGCAATCacttgcattctttttcttttaaaggaggaagatgcaagaaaggaAGCGTCACACCCCACACCTACCTACAGGAGTGTCATTTGACTCCACAGCTGGTGAAAGAAAAGCTAattcataagaaaaaagaaaagtgaaacaaataaaaataaactacagtaaataaaatggattaCTATCGTTTAAGCAATGGAACTTTTCAATGAAAAAGAGTCACACTGGCATGATCTGTAGTCTGGTAAATTTGCTAAAAAGAAGTAAGTTCCTACATagcattttatcaatttttttttaatggaaatttaacaagaaaaaaaatcaattcatcgATGAAAAATATCAGATAATTTGAATGTCATGTGTGAActaattctcttttcttattaaaaatgaatgGCTCTCTTTCTGAAAAGACTAGGATTAATATATTTCAAGATAAATTACCTTGGTATCTTTGAATCCTGCCTTTTCCAAATGGCATTGGTAAATTCAATGGAATATAATGTTCATGATTGCACACCACACGGAGAAATTCAAATTTGTATTCAAAGAGGGTCTGCAAGAAAAATATGGTTAGTCGTAAGTTAAATGCCTCAGTGGATACTTGATACAGCCTCCTGAAAAACCTATTAGGAATCACACACTCGTCTTTAGCCTCTTCCCTGTCTTAGAGCTGCAGGCTCTGGGCTACTTTACAGATTTCAGAATGTCTGCAGGGATTTGTTTGAAAATTGGGAACACATTTCATTAAACAATGTCCTCCACTGACTTTAAGGGCATTTATGATTTATGCTCCTCTTACTTCAATAAAGGATTTCAGGCAGCTTATAATTATAGCCACAGGCTCAGTGCAATAAAAAAATGCGTAAGGCAGAGCTTTAAAATAGACACGCAAGCGAAGAGACAGACAATTCTAGCAGAGAAAGGCTACATGGTTATTTCTGTTACCTTGTTAAATAAACTATGATTTGCAACACATATACTTTTAGTTTTGCAGCTGAGAAGTCATTTAAGGTATTTATGAGAAAAATCAACAGGTATTTATGTTGCATGTGGAATGACTGTGTCCCTAATATCTCACACATTAGTGCAAGTACTAGTTAGTACTAGTTAGTATCTCCAAGAGAGGAGAATGAATAGTGCCTCTGGGACTGAAAGAAAATTCTGATGTGAACAAAGAGAAACAGGTGGGTATCCAGATGTCACTCAGGGAGACAAAAAGAACAgtgtgtaacacacacacacacacacacacgtgcacacgtaCGCAAAGGCTACCTTAGGATCTCCAGGAGCAAAGCAGCTGATGTAGTTGTTGATCTGCTTAAAGACAAAGCCCCTATCCATGAAGGTGAAACATCTCTGTGGAGGAAATAACCCACAAAGGTTAAGTATTTAGGCTTTTTTTGAAAGTTGGCTTCTAATCTGCATTTATTGTGAGTAAGTTTATCCTTTGGCATAAAAACCTGCCATCAACGTTCACTGAGCATCTATATGTACAAGTCACTCTGCTAGAAAAAGCACATTAGGCACTTGGCAGACACCCTCTTCCCCGGAGGCCCCCACCTTGATGAACACAGCCAGGCTATGATTCGCATTCTTAGATGCCTCTGGGTTATCTCGAAACTTCTGAGTGATGTGTGGCATCAGCATATTCACAACAGTTTCCACTGCATGATGATAGGATGCAGGAAATCTCTGGTTTCGCAATAACTAAAAAGGATTtagagcaaacatttattattttttaagttgcaaccttccaggggaaaaaaaaaccacctcatCCCTGAGTTCATTTCAAAAACCCAGGGCTCTCatcttatttatctgaaattaggTAAGATAAATTATTCTTTCTTCTCTCGAAGTACTGTATGAGTATTCTAATACTTCAAATAAATGCTGTGGATCAGGTCTGAGATGTTAGACTTCAGTATGATAAAGACCACTGTGGAGGTATTTATAAAAATGTGGAGATGCACCTTTACTTCCAGAGATTCTGATCAGACCAGCATTTTTACTGCATTTTACTTTGATTCTCATGCCTGTATCTTTCAGAGATTTCTTTAGAAAACACTGTCTTAGGTTTAAGCCTCAAGTACTCAAACTGAACACACACAGAATGGTGACTGTATGTCACTAGTTGAAACTGCTTAGAAGTCCTCTTTAAATTGACTTTACATAATAATTTTTCCCCATCAGGAACGCTTACCTAAGAAATTACACACAGATCACTTAGCAATTAGCTACCACTTACCATATATCTTCTACACACCAGGCACTGCACTGGatatttttatgtactttttcATTAAATTCTTAAACACCCTCATATTAtagagggtcagagaggttaggtaaatGTGTCCtcagtcacacagctaacaaTAACAAAGATTCAAAGCCAGATCTACAATGAGTTTAAAGCCTATGCTCTTTCTGCTCTGTGATGCTGCGCTGACCCCTCTGGCCCCAGTGCATGGAACCATTTACTGAAGGCCTGGAATGTGAAGGGGGCTGAACTGGATGCTCCGCGACACTTACCCGTGCATGCACGTGATTCTAAGAGCACGTAATTCTAACAGCCACACCAGGGGGGTGTTTTCATCCCCACATTACAGATGAGATGAAACTGAAGCTTGGAAGGattcaataaaaaatactaaCTGACCTTTAatatctttcctttccttctcccttttagTGGCAGAACTCCTGGGTTTTACAGGGCACATGGCTGCCCAGCTAGAGACTGCATTTCCCAGCATAAGTTGTGGCAAGATAAtggccatgtgactagttctggccaatgggctgTAAGAGGCTTGCCTTTCCCATAAAAGGAGCTGCTTGCCTACCAAGTCCTCCTCTTTGCCACTGCCTGGAATGTGGAGTGGTGGTGAGCCAGCTTCTCAACTATGCAGACGAGGGTGACACCTGGGCTGGATAGTTGGATAGGAGCTTGAGTCCCTGAATGACCTTGGGGGACAAGATCCCCACTGTCTGAGCTGCCTACTGGCTCATAATTttccaaaagagagaaatgaacctTCTGTCTTAGTTTAGCCACTATTATTTTGGCCTCTTTTGGAGCAGCCAAACCAGTATGCTAATATCAAACAAATAGTATTTTGTAAAGCTAGAACTGGAGCCTAGGTATTTATGCTATGAAAGCATGCATTATTTTATGCATTAAATACCAGAACCTACTATGAAATTTTGAAATGCCAGCTTTATAATAATCTCAGTTCTCAAACCAAAACCAAGACAATCTTAGTAAATGTACACAAACTCAAGAATCCAGTGAGGGAAGGATCAAGTCATAAGAATTAGAAGTTTACCTACTTTCAAAAACAgaagagtaaaattttaaattccaaaagGATTTTGTTCCGTATGTGCAAACCAGTAACTCTATATCCTGAGGTGTCAGCCTCAACAGATGATCAGCTTCCAGGAACCCAGGTAAGGCCAACTCTAACCACCAGGCATGACCGCCAGCTACCTAAGCTGGCCATTCCTAAAAAAGAGGTCTCCCAAGAAAAGCCTACAGAATGGGGCTGAGTCAACAGCTGCTTAAACCATGAAAAGTGGATGGGGAACTCTATAATGGAAGCATGGGGTGGACCGAGTGGAACCTATTAGTCAATATTATTATAACTAAAAGTGGGACAACCAGACTCCTATGCATTCTGACGTGATACAGTAGCACCAGCTAAGGTGTATCCTTGCCACAAAGAAAATCAAACCTGAATGGAATTAAGCCTCTAGATATCACTACACAAGGGTACAGGATACAGAGGGTACAGAGAATCATGTCACGTGTCATTGCAAGGTTACAACTGGCCAAATCTAGAATATGGGAAATTCTGCAGGACAAATGGTCTACTTTCCTCAACAAATACACtgcattaaagaaagaaacaaatggagaggaaacaGTGTGAGGATCCAAGAAACTTCAGAGACACATCAACCCAATGCAGTGTGTGGACTATGTTTAGATCCTGATTCGACCAActgtaaaatgacatttttaagacACCTGGGGGAAACGGAATACAGATGGGGTGTTGGATGATAACAGAGAAGTATTTCTAACTTTACTGAGTGTCATATGGTGCAATGgttattcttttttaaggctttaTCCATTGGATATTATACACTAAAGTTTTATagatgaaatgataaaatattggggaactgctttaaaaatactctaggaaAAAAGAAGTATGAGGGTGGATACCTAAAGCAAGAAAGGCAGAGTGCTGAtaactgttgaagctgggtgGGTGAGAGGCACATGAGATTCATTAAactattccctttctttttctttttaaaaatttctataataaaatttttttaatggtgagaTAAAGCTCTCCCTACAGTGACAAACAGCTATTGTCAAGAGTCCCCATTTGGCAACAAAGCAATGAGGTAAGACACACATCGAAGGGTAATAAAGACTGAGGTAATGAGATGACTTTACGGAGATTATTATAAACTGAGATGGAAGAACATGATCTAGGCTAATGAGCTGATATCTAGGGGAGTGAGTGTTATAAGCACTGGCTCAGGAGAGGACAGACACTAAGACAGCAGGAGACTTCTCAGCCAAACGAAACCTACCTCCTGACCATGTCCTGCAGCCGGCTCTCCCCTTGGTAATGCTGCAGCGTCCGCAGTGGCCCGGCCACCACCTTCTATGCCTCCAGCAAGGGCTGCCGGTGCTCCGTCTGCCGGCCCAGCACCTGCCCACACCTGATCCGCCTCCTCCAGCCCACCTGCTGCGCCCCATGCCCCCCACCCTGCTGTCAGCCCGACACCTTCATGCCCTCCTGCTGGCTGCTCAGCTCCTGCCACCAGACCGCTGGCCTGAGTGGGATCTCCCTGATGACCCACACTCAGCCTTGAAGCGAAGGGCCCTGTGGGCCCTGCTGCTGACAGCCACGTCTCCACAGACACCAGCGAGGGGCTATACCATGTCCTACATCACCTGGGTGCTGCATCCACTGCCACCCAAGTCGCTGCCCACTGCGCAAGGACATCCAAAAGCCTTCACGCGTTCAGTGCTTTGCTCCTTGCTGTGTTCTACTCTCCTGGGTGTAGAGACCTCTCTTCTACAGGCCATTTCACTGCTCAGTGTTACAATAAATAAGACTACTAGTTAATAAACTTCATTTTCCTGGCTTAGCAAACGACAGTAACAACAGAAAAGTAATGGGATAGACAAGAAATTTGCCAATGACATTTCCAGCAGTCTCAAGTTACTCCCTCTCACTGGAATCCTACATCACTTCTCTCTTTTGTCCTGCAAgttctttccttctcctgtgtcctCGTTTTCATCTGCAAAACTTGGTCTTCTCTCTAAcctttctgtgtttatttctctctgcACCCTGCTGGTGCCATATCCTTACAGGGAAAAGGCGTTCCCTCCTCTTTGTGCTGGCTCCACGTGGACGTGGGGGTGACCCATTCAGATCAGGAGGACGAACAGCCCTCCAGGTAGACAAAGGAGGGAAATGGAAGGAGTCTGGGCCTCTGTAACTTTGTGGAACGGAACCCCCATACTACCCTGGACTTTGAGGtgagaagaaataaactttttctcTTGTTGGTCAATATTACTTTAGATCTCTGTCACAGCAGCTGAACCCATAGCCCTAAACCATAAGATCTCCCAAGAAAACTGATCACCTCCACCTTCCCTGGTAAACCATGCCCCGATTCTCTCTTTGGAAAGCTCCATTCCACTGTACGCTCACACTTAATATCCAGGTGGCCTTTTATCCCCCATTCAATCTGACTTTACTATGTTCTAAGTCAGATATATTGAGGTTTAATTTACATATactaaaattcacccttttaaggtACACAGTTGGGTTCATCTGGACAAATGAATACAGCTGTGTAACCACCATCACAGCCAAGATACAGTCCATTTCTATCACCCAAAAAActtcctcttgggcttccctggtggcgcagtgattgagagtccacctgccgatgcaggggacatgggttcgtgccccggtccgggaagaccccatgtgccgcggagcagctgggcccgtgagccatggccgctgagtctgcgtgtctggagcctgtgctccgcaacgggagagccacagcagtgagaggcccgcgtaccacaaaaaaaaaaaaaaaaaagattcctcctGTCCCTTTGAATCCCCTCCCCCACGCtggcccctggaaaccactgctctgttttctgtccctgtagttttcctttttctagaatgtcatataaatgaacaCATACAGTGTACAGTGTATCATGTATATGTGACCACAGTGACCTCCTTCACATAACATAATGCTTTCgagatccatccatgtttctggATGGAAATCAAATcaatactttgttcctttttattactaagtagtatttcattgtatggagtTACCACAACCTGTCTATCATTcaccagttaatggacatttccagtttttggctcctatgaataaacctgctatgcacatttgcatacaggtctttgtgtggatatctgttttcatttctctttggtaaatacTTTAGAAGtacaattgctgggtcaaattATTGGTTCTGTCTTAATATCCTCTCTTATTCATTCATAATGGTTTGTGTCCTCATCCTCAAGCCTACCTCTTCCCTCCCAATGCTAGATTTTCATCAGCATCACAAGAAAACGTCATTTTATATTAGTGCAGTTAGagagctaaaaaaaataaataagtaaaagacatATAAACAATGACAGGTGCATTAATCTGTTCCACAGACTATTTAAACTCCAGGAGGAAGGGAGACTCATTGGTACAAAAGTTTCCCAATCACTCTGCTAACATTTACACTCTCTTTCATCTTGTCACTACCCTGCCTTTCTATGGTCTCTACCAAATCGTCTGCTGCTTGGCCACAAAGCTCCCCAAAATAATCCTTCTAGGCCCAGGTAAagtt from Phocoena phocoena chromosome 18, mPhoPho1.1, whole genome shotgun sequence encodes:
- the KRTAP3-1 gene encoding LOW QUALITY PROTEIN: keratin-associated protein 3-1 (The sequence of the model RefSeq protein was modified relative to this genomic sequence to represent the inferred CDS: substituted 1 base at 1 genomic stop codon); amino-acid sequence: MSCSRLSPWXCCSVRSGPATTFYASSKGCRCSVCRPSTCPHLIRLLQPTCCAPCPPPCCQPDTFMPSCWLLSSCHQTAGLSGISLMTHTQP